One genomic segment of Equus przewalskii isolate Varuska chromosome 13, EquPr2, whole genome shotgun sequence includes these proteins:
- the RAB24 gene encoding ras-related protein Rab-24: protein MSGQRVDVKVVMLGKEYVGKTSLVERYVHDRFLVGPYQNTIGAAFVAKVMSVGDRTVTLGIWDTAGSERYEAMSRIYYRGAKAAIVCYDLTDSSSFERAKFWVKELRNLEEGCQIYLCGTKSDLLEEDRRRRRVDFHDVQDYADNIKAQLFETSSKTGQSVDELFQKVAEDYVSVAAFQVMTEDKGVDLGQKTNPYFYSCCHH from the exons ATGAGCGGGCAGCGCGTGGACGTCAAGGTGGTGATGCTGGGCAAGGAGTACGTGGGCAAGACGAGCCTGGTGGAGCGATACGTGCACGACCGCTTCCTGGTGGGGCCCTATCAGAAC ACCATCGGGGCCGCCTTCGTGGCCAAGGTGATGTCCGTCGGAGACCGGACGGTGACTTTGGGTATTTGG GACACGGCAGGCTCTGAGCGCTACGAGGCCATGAGCCGAATCTACTATCGGGGCGCCAAGGCTGCCATCGTCTGCTATG ACCTTACGGACAGTAGCAGCTTTGAGCGGGCAAAGTTCTGGGTGAAGGAACTGCGCAACCTAGAGGAG GGCTGTCAGATCTACCTCTGTGGCACCAAGAGTGACCTGCTAGAGGAGGACAGGCGGCGTCGCCGTGTGGACTTCCACGACGTCCAGGATTACGCTGACA ATATCAAAGCTCAGCTGTTTGAAACATCCAGCAAGACAGGCCAGAGTGTGG ACGAGCTCTTCCAGAAAGTGGCAGAGGATTACGTCAGTGTGGCTGCCTTCCAGGTGATGACAG AGGACAAGGGCGTGGACCTGGGCCAGAAGACAAACCCCTATTTCTACAGCTGTTGTCATCACTGA